From the genome of Clostridium sp. BNL1100, one region includes:
- the pth gene encoding aminoacyl-tRNA hydrolase, whose product MGDVYLLVGLGNPGTKFENTRHNVGFDTIDYISAKYNIKLSKIGFKAVYGEGEIEGVRTILVKPQTFMNLSGESVREIVDWYKLPIERLTVIYDDIDLEPGKIRVRPKGSSGTHNGMKSIIYQLQDDRFPRVRIGIGRAPEKWDLADYVLSKFSKEDRQVIDQSVEKAAQAAIMIAQSGPEKAMNNFNK is encoded by the coding sequence ATGGGAGATGTATATCTTCTTGTGGGGCTTGGCAACCCCGGCACAAAATTTGAAAATACAAGGCATAACGTTGGCTTTGATACTATAGATTATATTTCAGCCAAGTACAACATAAAACTCTCCAAAATCGGTTTTAAGGCGGTATACGGAGAAGGTGAGATAGAGGGAGTCAGAACCATTCTTGTAAAGCCTCAGACTTTTATGAACCTTAGTGGGGAAAGTGTCAGGGAAATAGTTGACTGGTACAAGCTGCCTATTGAAAGATTAACGGTAATATATGATGATATTGATCTTGAACCGGGCAAAATAAGAGTAAGACCCAAAGGCAGTTCCGGAACCCACAACGGCATGAAGTCTATAATTTACCAACTGCAGGATGACAGATTTCCCAGAGTGAGAATCGGTATCGGCAGAGCACCGGAAAAATGGGATTTGGCTGATTATGTCCTTAGCAAATTTTCTAAAGAGGATAGGCAGGTAATTGACCAGAGCGTTGAAAAAGCTGCACAGGCGGCGATAATGATAGCACAAAGCGGGCCGGAAAAGGCAATGAACAACTTTAATAAATAA
- a CDS encoding ribose-phosphate diphosphokinase encodes MNLHGKDIKIFTGNSNKPLADEIAEKIGIPVGIANVGRFSDGETAVNIGEVVRGSDVFIIQSTCQPINDNLMELLVMIDAVKRASAGRITAVIPYFGYARQDRKARARDPISAKLVANLLTIAGADRILTMDLHAPQIQGFFDIPVDHLLGLPIIAEYFKEKFDSMEDVVVVSPDVGSVTRSRKVAERLDCPLAIIDKRRPKANVSEVMNIIGDIRNKKVILVDDMIDTGGTIVNGANALIEAGAKEVYASCTHGVLSGPAIQRISESAIKELVTLNTITLSEEKKIDKIKSLSVAGVFAEAIERIYGDISISTLFTQI; translated from the coding sequence ATGAATCTGCACGGAAAGGATATTAAAATATTCACAGGTAATTCCAATAAGCCTTTAGCGGATGAAATAGCTGAAAAAATTGGAATACCCGTAGGTATTGCGAATGTTGGAAGGTTTAGTGACGGAGAAACAGCTGTTAATATCGGTGAAGTAGTAAGAGGTTCAGATGTGTTTATCATTCAATCCACTTGCCAGCCGATAAATGATAACCTTATGGAGCTTTTGGTTATGATTGATGCAGTAAAAAGAGCTTCAGCGGGCAGAATTACAGCAGTTATTCCGTACTTTGGGTACGCCAGACAGGATAGAAAGGCAAGGGCAAGAGATCCTATTTCCGCCAAACTTGTTGCAAATCTTTTAACAATAGCCGGAGCAGACAGAATACTTACTATGGATTTGCACGCTCCACAGATACAGGGATTTTTTGATATACCTGTGGATCATCTTTTGGGTCTTCCTATTATTGCTGAATATTTCAAGGAAAAATTTGACAGTATGGAGGATGTTGTAGTCGTTTCTCCTGACGTAGGCAGTGTTACAAGGTCCAGAAAAGTTGCTGAAAGACTGGATTGTCCGCTGGCTATAATCGATAAGAGACGTCCTAAGGCAAATGTTTCAGAAGTAATGAATATAATAGGTGACATAAGAAATAAAAAAGTAATCCTTGTTGATGATATGATTGATACCGGAGGAACTATTGTCAACGGGGCGAATGCTCTGATAGAGGCTGGGGCAAAGGAAGTATACGCAAGCTGCACACATGGTGTACTTTCAGGTCCTGCGATCCAAAGGATTAGTGAATCGGCAATAAAAGAGTTGGTTACATTAAATACTATAACACTAAGCGAAGAAAAGAAAATTGACAAGATTAAGTCCTTGTCTGTAGCAGGAGTATTTGCTGAAGCTATTGAGAGAATATATGGAGATATATCAATTAGTACATTGTTTACTCAGATATAG
- a CDS encoding UDP-N-acetylglucosamine pyrophosphorylase: protein MNKIVGLVITDSNSSTFKSKKPVESHSILGQSVLQWSGSALAEITGEAQSIHCDDIDRVKDLIGNSENFIINWGDQPLILADTFRHLLEKHTSEGNDTTAIISCNGKASVYVFKSKNFLDRLNELGIQSFSKFNIAQIFQSFQNKNKISSEDKTQFIVVDDRVALSTAMGEVKSAILKKVMLSGVTVMDPSSTFIDAGAVIGEDTVIMPNTIIEGNTVVGEGSIIGPNSRIVNCRIGNNVEVANSVAYDSSVGDDTHVGPFAYLRPGSNVGKNVKIGDFVEIKKSVIGDRTKISHLTYVGDAEVGSNVNIGCGVVFVNYDGKNKNKTIVGDNSFIGCNVNLVSPVVVKNDAYIAAGSTITEEVPENSLAIARQRQTVKQDWVTKKDLKRK from the coding sequence ATGAATAAAATTGTGGGATTAGTCATTACAGACAGTAATAGCAGCACGTTTAAATCCAAAAAACCTGTTGAAAGCCATAGCATACTCGGTCAAAGTGTACTGCAGTGGTCCGGGTCTGCATTAGCCGAAATTACAGGTGAAGCTCAATCAATACATTGTGATGATATTGATAGAGTTAAGGATTTAATCGGCAATTCGGAGAATTTTATAATCAACTGGGGAGACCAGCCGCTGATACTGGCCGATACTTTCAGACATTTACTGGAAAAACATACATCAGAGGGGAACGACACGACAGCTATTATTTCCTGTAATGGGAAAGCTTCGGTCTATGTGTTTAAAAGCAAGAACTTTCTAGACCGTTTAAATGAATTAGGTATTCAATCATTTTCAAAGTTTAACATTGCCCAGATTTTCCAATCCTTTCAAAATAAAAACAAGATATCTTCGGAAGATAAAACCCAATTTATCGTGGTAGATGACAGGGTAGCTCTTTCAACTGCTATGGGGGAAGTTAAATCCGCTATATTGAAAAAGGTTATGTTGTCGGGTGTTACGGTAATGGATCCTTCATCTACTTTTATAGATGCAGGTGCGGTTATCGGTGAGGATACTGTAATTATGCCCAACACCATAATAGAGGGAAATACGGTTGTCGGAGAGGGCTCTATAATTGGCCCTAACTCAAGAATTGTCAACTGTAGGATTGGAAATAATGTTGAAGTAGCAAATTCAGTCGCATATGACAGCTCCGTAGGAGATGATACCCATGTTGGACCGTTTGCATATCTGAGACCGGGAAGTAATGTGGGTAAGAACGTTAAAATCGGAGATTTCGTTGAAATTAAAAAATCAGTCATCGGAGACAGAACTAAAATCTCACATCTGACATATGTAGGTGATGCTGAGGTAGGTTCAAATGTTAATATAGGTTGCGGTGTTGTTTTTGTAAATTATGACGGAAAGAACAAAAACAAGACAATTGTTGGAGATAATTCATTTATAGGATGTAATGTAAATCTTGTATCGCCCGTTGTTGTAAAAAATGATGCATATATTGCCGCAGGTTCCACCATAACGGAGGAAGTACCCGAAAATTCTCTGGCAATAGCACGTCAAAGGCAGACGGTAAAGCAGGATTGGGTTACAAAGAAGGATTTAAAGCGAAAATAA
- the spoVG gene encoding septation regulator SpoVG, protein MEITDIRIRKIETEGKMKAVVSVTFNNEFVVHDIKVIESQSGLFIAMPSRKTPDGEFRDIAHPINAEAREKLQTAILESYKNS, encoded by the coding sequence ATGGAAATCACGGATATCAGAATCAGAAAAATTGAAACTGAAGGAAAAATGAAAGCAGTAGTTTCTGTAACATTCAACAATGAGTTTGTTGTACACGACATCAAAGTAATCGAAAGTCAGAGCGGCCTGTTTATTGCAATGCCCAGTAGGAAAACACCAGACGGTGAATTCAGAGATATCGCACATCCTATAAATGCTGAGGCGAGAGAAAAACTTCAAACTGCTATTCTTGAAAGCTATAAGAACTCATAA
- the purR gene encoding pur operon repressor: protein MDKIQRNERISVIIKTLCDNPNKIFTLGYFSEMFGSAKSTISEDLELLQKTFNKNSMGNICTISGASGGVKYIPFMSEKVVYNTLEELAKELSHPDRILSGGFLYMLDIIYNPEWVNKMAMMFATRFSGLDLDCVITVETKGIPIAFATAQYLNVPLVIVRHYNEATDGASVNINYTSGSAKKIQTMVLPMKSLKRNSKILFIDDFMKAGGTSKGIIELANQFDSEVVGIGVMIETSLPDKKLVENYYSLMKLNTSEMQENNSIDIKPNI, encoded by the coding sequence ATGGATAAAATCCAAAGAAATGAAAGGATTTCTGTTATAATCAAAACATTGTGCGATAATCCGAACAAGATATTTACACTTGGATATTTTTCGGAAATGTTCGGTTCTGCAAAATCTACAATAAGCGAGGACCTGGAATTACTGCAAAAAACCTTTAATAAGAACTCAATGGGAAATATCTGTACTATATCAGGAGCTTCAGGCGGAGTTAAATATATTCCATTTATGAGTGAAAAGGTTGTATACAATACATTGGAAGAACTTGCAAAGGAATTATCTCACCCGGATAGAATACTCTCTGGCGGGTTTTTATATATGCTGGATATCATCTATAACCCCGAGTGGGTTAACAAAATGGCAATGATGTTTGCTACCAGATTTTCAGGTTTGGATCTGGATTGTGTAATTACAGTGGAAACAAAGGGTATACCTATTGCTTTTGCAACTGCACAATACCTTAATGTTCCGCTGGTAATAGTAAGACACTATAATGAAGCCACTGACGGAGCATCTGTAAACATTAACTATACATCCGGCTCGGCAAAGAAAATACAGACAATGGTACTTCCGATGAAATCATTAAAGAGAAATTCAAAGATACTGTTTATAGATGACTTTATGAAGGCCGGAGGGACTTCAAAGGGTATTATAGAATTGGCAAACCAGTTTGATAGTGAAGTAGTTGGAATTGGAGTTATGATAGAAACAAGTTTGCCTGATAAAAAACTTGTAGAAAATTACTATTCCTTGATGAAACTTAATACATCTGAGATGCAGGAGAACAATTCTATTGACATTAAACCAAATATTTAG
- the murC gene encoding UDP-N-acetylmuramate--L-alanine ligase, with protein MNNNSNILDSEKIRRVHFIGIGGSSMSGLAEILLAKGYHVSGSDIKSSNATQKLEGKGAEIFIGHRAENIAEPDLTVYTVAVKEDNPEMIRSKELGIPVIDRAELLGLLMKKHSFGIAVAGTHGKTTTTSMITTIMLESNTDPTAHIGGELDCIGGNTRIGASEFFITEACEYYGSFLKFHPFMAVVLNIEVDHVDYFRDLEHIKSTFGEFVALVPRNGYIVACADDENTLSVVSKSDCNIITYGLKNADAMWTAKDITYNSMGCASFEVSKEGIKMGDISLSVPGPHNVSNSLAAIAAAYTCGCNMENIAYGLSRFGGSHKRFELKGLVDNIKVIDDYAHHPSEVQATLNAAKSSEHNKIWCVFQPHTYTRTRAFLDKFSESFDEADNIIITDIYAAREKDPGDIHSRMLADRIREKGGNVVYISDFQDIAEYLDKNAQPEDLILTMGAGDIVRCGEMFLNLRANK; from the coding sequence TTGAATAATAATTCGAACATTTTAGATTCTGAAAAAATCAGGCGTGTCCATTTTATAGGAATTGGCGGATCCAGCATGAGCGGTCTTGCTGAAATTCTTTTGGCAAAAGGCTACCATGTATCAGGTTCTGATATCAAGTCTTCCAATGCAACCCAGAAGCTTGAGGGCAAAGGAGCCGAAATATTTATAGGGCATCGTGCCGAAAATATTGCTGAGCCGGACCTGACTGTCTATACTGTTGCCGTTAAAGAGGATAATCCTGAAATGATCCGTTCAAAAGAGTTGGGTATCCCGGTCATAGATCGTGCCGAGCTTTTGGGACTCCTTATGAAAAAGCATTCCTTTGGTATAGCCGTTGCAGGTACTCACGGCAAAACTACTACAACCTCAATGATAACAACAATAATGCTGGAGTCAAATACAGACCCTACGGCACATATCGGAGGCGAACTGGATTGCATAGGCGGTAATACACGCATCGGAGCTTCTGAATTTTTTATAACCGAAGCATGTGAATATTATGGAAGTTTCCTAAAATTTCATCCTTTTATGGCAGTAGTTTTAAACATCGAAGTAGATCATGTAGATTACTTCCGTGACTTGGAGCATATTAAGTCTACCTTTGGAGAATTTGTTGCTCTTGTTCCCAGAAATGGATATATTGTAGCCTGTGCTGATGATGAAAATACTCTTTCTGTTGTCAGCAAGAGCGACTGTAATATTATAACTTATGGATTAAAAAACGCTGATGCAATGTGGACTGCAAAAGATATAACTTACAACAGTATGGGCTGTGCTTCCTTTGAAGTATCTAAAGAGGGTATAAAAATGGGGGATATTTCTTTATCTGTTCCGGGCCCTCACAACGTAAGCAATTCTCTTGCTGCTATTGCAGCAGCATACACTTGCGGTTGCAATATGGAAAACATAGCCTATGGCCTTTCGAGATTTGGCGGAAGCCATAAGCGCTTTGAATTGAAAGGCTTGGTTGACAACATTAAGGTTATTGATGATTACGCACATCATCCGTCAGAAGTTCAAGCTACTCTAAATGCAGCTAAAAGCAGCGAGCATAATAAAATATGGTGTGTGTTTCAGCCCCACACCTATACAAGAACAAGAGCCTTTTTGGATAAGTTTTCAGAATCCTTTGATGAGGCTGATAACATAATAATAACCGATATTTACGCTGCCCGGGAAAAAGACCCCGGAGATATCCATTCCAGAATGCTTGCGGACAGGATTCGTGAGAAGGGCGGCAATGTAGTTTATATAAGTGATTTTCAGGACATAGCTGAGTATCTGGATAAAAATGCACAACCGGAAGATCTTATTCTCACAATGGGAGCAGGCGATATCGTAAGATGCGGAGAAATGTTCTTGAATTTAAGAGCAAATAAGTAA
- the fabZ gene encoding 3-hydroxyacyl-ACP dehydratase FabZ: MLTNKEVRELLPHRYPFLLVDKVIELEPGKKVVAIKNVSINEPFFQGHFPEYPIMPGVLIVEALAQAAGIAVAVLEENKGKLGVFAGIDAMKFKNQVMPGDVLTLEAEILMSKLGVTKAKVKASVDGKVAAEGEIKFAMTKA; this comes from the coding sequence ATGCTTACAAATAAAGAAGTCAGGGAATTATTACCCCACAGATATCCGTTTCTACTGGTTGATAAGGTTATAGAACTTGAGCCGGGTAAAAAAGTAGTTGCCATAAAGAATGTTTCCATTAACGAGCCGTTTTTTCAAGGACATTTTCCGGAATACCCAATAATGCCGGGAGTATTGATAGTAGAGGCTTTGGCACAGGCTGCGGGGATAGCGGTTGCTGTTTTGGAAGAAAACAAGGGGAAATTGGGTGTGTTTGCCGGAATTGATGCTATGAAATTTAAAAATCAGGTAATGCCTGGGGATGTTCTTACCCTTGAAGCCGAGATTCTAATGAGTAAGCTTGGAGTTACCAAGGCAAAGGTTAAGGCAAGTGTAGACGGTAAAGTTGCAGCGGAAGGTGAAATCAAGTTTGCAATGACTAAGGCATAA
- a CDS encoding phosphodiester glycosidase family protein: protein MKKNNQKLIINIGLILVLSFMLIYAGQFLFSPNNNTQGKTNNTLNSPGTSSKSVQPLPVQYKHTTEIINGYKQEIYTLEFDPRDERVEFKPALSFDNIFGFEKLSDICKRNGAYAAINGGFFYQFGDPTGMVAIDGQMLTASTGLSPVLVVDKKGARFETFYTNISLEHNGNKIKINEMNRIGKSNDVVLYNDKFGNTNRAEVKNTSIIITENEISAIVEDTKEVNIKRGASVISFYGEKAKLPEKMGLKAGDTVNIRIEPYLGYSYQAYECGSMLVKDGKSVVPERDRWAGTLSNRDPRTVIGIKTDGKILMMVSDGRQPGYSEGMTGKEMGEYLVKIGVKDAAMLDGGASSQMIVNGSLRNRPSYEGIERPVAGCFIVKIK from the coding sequence ATGAAAAAAAATAATCAGAAACTGATTATAAATATTGGATTGATTTTAGTATTGTCCTTCATGTTAATTTATGCAGGACAATTTTTATTTTCCCCAAATAATAATACTCAGGGGAAGACTAATAACACCTTGAATTCTCCGGGTACATCGTCAAAATCAGTACAGCCCTTACCTGTCCAATATAAGCATACAACAGAAATTATAAACGGGTACAAGCAGGAAATTTATACGCTGGAGTTTGATCCAAGAGATGAGAGAGTTGAATTCAAACCAGCATTGTCATTTGATAATATTTTTGGCTTTGAAAAATTATCTGATATTTGTAAAAGGAACGGGGCATATGCAGCAATTAATGGAGGGTTTTTCTATCAATTCGGTGATCCCACAGGCATGGTTGCAATAGATGGACAGATGCTTACCGCTTCAACGGGGCTAAGTCCTGTACTCGTTGTTGACAAAAAAGGTGCCAGATTTGAAACTTTTTATACTAATATCTCCCTAGAGCATAATGGTAATAAAATCAAGATAAATGAGATGAACAGAATAGGTAAAAGCAACGACGTCGTTTTATATAATGACAAATTTGGAAATACAAACAGAGCTGAAGTAAAAAATACATCAATAATAATTACAGAAAATGAAATATCGGCGATAGTAGAGGATACAAAAGAAGTTAACATAAAAAGAGGTGCCAGTGTCATCAGCTTTTATGGCGAAAAAGCTAAGCTGCCTGAAAAAATGGGTTTAAAAGCAGGAGATACAGTCAATATTAGGATAGAGCCGTATTTAGGATACAGTTACCAAGCATATGAATGTGGAAGTATGCTTGTCAAAGATGGAAAATCAGTAGTACCTGAACGTGACAGGTGGGCGGGAACTCTGAGCAACCGAGACCCTAGAACGGTTATCGGTATTAAGACAGACGGCAAAATATTAATGATGGTTTCAGATGGGCGTCAGCCGGGATACAGCGAAGGAATGACAGGTAAGGAAATGGGTGAATATCTGGTTAAGATAGGAGTAAAGGATGCTGCAATGCTGGACGGAGGAGCCTCTTCACAGATGATAGTAAATGGCAGCCTCCGGAACAGACCATCCTATGAAGGTATTGAGAGGCCGGTAGCAGGGTGTTTTATAGTAAAGATTAAATAA
- a CDS encoding rod-binding protein, which yields MDVGSVNSKNTFDTARSTSSKISEDSFEKRLREAAAKGDDSELKEVCHEFESLFISMLYKQMKSTVPKSDYLESDTASDIYNSMLDDQLCEVASERGIGLGDMMYKQLSKKYKQEDSASVTGGVFDEKK from the coding sequence ATGGATGTAGGAAGCGTTAATTCAAAAAATACATTTGATACCGCCAGAAGCACCAGCTCAAAAATTTCTGAGGACAGTTTTGAAAAACGACTCAGAGAGGCTGCTGCTAAAGGTGATGACAGCGAATTGAAAGAAGTGTGCCATGAGTTTGAAAGCCTGTTTATAAGCATGCTTTATAAACAGATGAAGTCTACCGTACCAAAGTCAGATTATCTGGAAAGCGACACGGCGTCTGACATATACAATTCAATGCTTGATGATCAGCTTTGCGAGGTTGCATCTGAAAGAGGTATTGGTTTGGGGGATATGATGTACAAGCAGTTGTCGAAAAAGTATAAACAGGAAGACTCTGCCTCAGTTACCGGAGGAGTATTTGATGAAAAAAAATAA
- a CDS encoding flagellar hook-basal body protein — protein MMRALYTAGSGMKAQQFNVDVISNNLANVNTTGYKKERAEFKDLLYQTMDRAYVLNDAGKPVNLQVGHGTVVSSTVRNFENGTPEQTSSNLDFAIDGEGFFTIMGPQGIVQYSRDGSFKLSITEDGMKKLTTSDGYAVLDNSGEEILFDPEVNISELSVSPRGEMSYKDAEGVSVPMDQTIGMVIFPNKYALEAVGNNLYSSNSATGEPVQVSEDENAKSIMKQGFLESSNVQVVDEMVKLIVAQRAYEVSSKAIQSSDDMLQIANNLRR, from the coding sequence ATGATGAGAGCATTATATACAGCCGGCTCAGGAATGAAGGCTCAACAGTTCAATGTAGATGTTATTTCAAATAATCTTGCAAACGTTAATACTACTGGATATAAAAAGGAAAGAGCAGAATTTAAGGATCTCCTGTACCAGACAATGGACAGGGCATATGTTCTGAATGATGCCGGAAAGCCTGTAAATCTTCAGGTAGGACATGGAACGGTAGTAAGCTCCACAGTGAGAAATTTTGAAAACGGTACCCCTGAGCAGACGAGTTCCAATCTCGATTTCGCCATAGACGGAGAAGGCTTCTTCACTATAATGGGCCCACAGGGAATTGTTCAGTATTCAAGAGATGGTTCCTTTAAGCTGAGTATTACAGAGGACGGTATGAAGAAACTTACTACATCCGATGGATACGCTGTTCTTGACAATTCGGGAGAGGAGATACTATTCGACCCTGAAGTAAATATATCGGAGCTTTCAGTTTCTCCACGTGGAGAGATGAGCTATAAAGATGCAGAAGGCGTTAGCGTTCCTATGGATCAGACTATAGGAATGGTAATTTTCCCTAATAAGTATGCATTAGAAGCAGTAGGAAACAACCTTTATTCAAGCAATTCAGCTACAGGAGAACCTGTACAGGTCAGCGAAGATGAAAATGCAAAGAGCATTATGAAACAGGGTTTTCTTGAATCCTCCAATGTTCAGGTTGTTGACGAAATGGTAAAGCTTATAGTTGCTCAGAGAGCATATGAAGTTAGCTCAAAGGCAATACAGTCATCTGACGATATGCTTCAGATAGCTAATAATTTGAGAAGATAG
- a CDS encoding flagellar hook-basal body protein: MIRGLYTSAWSMLANQKKLDVITNNMANVNTSAYKKDTVVYQSFPEILTRRINDTQSPTNPSAVVGTMELSSDVGEVYTYYTQGQMVQTGDRYDLAIKDDSSGTTASPAFFTVGVINPQDNTMQEFYTKNGSFCLDANNQLVTGDGYAVLGKKGPITLKQGDFTVDSKGNIMQNGAVVDTLRIAQFADSTQLRKFGNNLVQNNGGEVAEFTGSVIQGYDEQSNVNVIDEMVDMITVMRAYEANQKVLQAQDGTLEKAVNEVGLVR, translated from the coding sequence ATGATTAGAGGTTTATATACTTCTGCGTGGAGTATGCTGGCAAATCAAAAGAAACTGGACGTTATTACAAATAATATGGCAAACGTCAATACTTCGGCATACAAGAAGGATACAGTAGTTTACCAGAGTTTTCCTGAAATTTTAACAAGGAGAATTAACGACACACAGAGTCCGACCAATCCGTCAGCCGTTGTTGGTACAATGGAGCTCAGTAGTGATGTCGGCGAAGTATATACATATTACACACAGGGCCAGATGGTGCAGACCGGAGACAGATACGACCTGGCAATTAAAGATGACAGTTCAGGTACGACAGCAAGTCCTGCTTTTTTCACTGTAGGAGTTATAAATCCGCAGGATAACACAATGCAGGAGTTCTATACAAAAAACGGTTCATTTTGTCTGGACGCTAACAATCAGCTGGTTACAGGGGATGGATATGCCGTATTAGGCAAAAAAGGACCTATAACCCTTAAACAGGGGGATTTTACAGTTGACAGTAAAGGTAACATCATGCAGAACGGGGCTGTTGTTGACACTCTTCGTATAGCTCAGTTTGCGGATTCAACTCAATTAAGAAAATTCGGAAATAATCTTGTTCAGAATAACGGAGGTGAGGTAGCTGAATTCACAGGTTCAGTTATTCAGGGTTATGATGAACAGTCAAATGTTAATGTTATAGATGAGATGGTTGATATGATAACAGTTATGAGAGCTTATGAGGCAAATCAGAAAGTTTTGCAGGCTCAGGATGGAACGTTGGAAAAAGCAGTCAATGAGGTAGGTTTGGTTAGATAA
- a CDS encoding rod shape-determining protein: MGFGQDIGIDLGTATVLVYIKGKGIVLREPSVVAIDKNTNKLLAVGEEARRMLGRTPGNIVAIRPLREGVISDYDITERMLKYFINKVTGNRKFFKPRIMVCVPSGVTEVEKRAVIDASMQAGARKTYLIEEPIAAAIGAGIDIAKACGSMVVDMGGGTTDIAVISLGGTVVSTSIKIAGDKFDEAIVRYMRKKHNIMIGERTAEELKINIGTVYPRVQEVTMDIRGRNLISGLPKTITISSTEMMEALEEPISSVVEAVHSVLERTPPELAADISDRGIVMTGGGSLIYGLDKLLQEKTGINVIIADDSISCVALGTGKALDNIEAIEASALTENRANYKR, encoded by the coding sequence TTGGGATTTGGACAGGACATCGGTATTGATTTGGGTACTGCCACAGTACTTGTATACATTAAAGGTAAGGGAATAGTATTAAGGGAGCCATCCGTTGTAGCTATAGATAAGAACACAAATAAATTACTTGCGGTAGGCGAAGAGGCAAGAAGAATGCTGGGAAGAACACCCGGAAACATAGTGGCTATCAGGCCTCTGCGTGAAGGTGTAATTTCCGATTATGACATAACAGAGAGAATGCTTAAATATTTCATAAATAAAGTAACCGGGAACAGAAAGTTTTTCAAACCAAGAATTATGGTTTGTGTTCCCAGCGGTGTTACAGAAGTTGAAAAGCGTGCTGTAATAGATGCATCCATGCAAGCTGGAGCAAGAAAGACATATTTGATAGAAGAGCCTATTGCAGCTGCTATTGGAGCAGGCATTGATATTGCAAAGGCATGTGGCAGCATGGTTGTTGACATGGGCGGCGGTACTACGGATATTGCTGTAATATCACTGGGCGGTACAGTAGTAAGTACTTCCATAAAGATAGCCGGAGACAAGTTTGACGAAGCTATTGTTCGTTATATGCGTAAAAAACACAACATTATGATAGGTGAAAGAACCGCCGAAGAATTGAAAATCAACATAGGTACGGTTTATCCACGAGTTCAGGAGGTTACAATGGACATCAGAGGAAGGAACCTGATTTCAGGACTTCCAAAGACAATCACCATATCCTCAACTGAGATGATGGAAGCATTGGAAGAACCTATTTCAAGTGTTGTTGAAGCCGTACATTCAGTTCTGGAACGTACGCCACCTGAGCTTGCAGCTGACATAAGTGACAGGGGTATAGTTATGACAGGCGGTGGAAGTCTTATTTACGGTCTGGATAAATTGCTTCAGGAGAAAACAGGTATAAATGTAATAATTGCAGATGATTCTATCTCTTGTGTAGCCCTTGGAACTGGTAAGGCGCTGGACAATATAGAAGCCATTGAAGCCAGTGCTCTTACAGAAAACAGGGCAAATTATAAAAGATAA